CTGTCTCTCAGTGAATACAATACACAATATGTACTTATACAATCACTCGCAGCCAAACTTCGTATCATTCACATCAATCCCGATAACCTGGGTGCTAACAATATTTCAAGTACAGTTCCCATCTATGCGCCTATCAACGGGTATGTGAGCAAGGTGAATGTCAATATCGGGAAATATGTAAACCCGGCAGATGTACTGTTTGAGCTGGTGAATCCGGATGATATACATGCTGCCATTACTGTTTTTGAGAAAGACATCAGTGCATTCAGAAAAGGAATGCATGGGAAAGTGAGCCTGGTGGATAAACCAGATGAGTGGTATGATGTGGAAACGATACTGGTAACACGTAATGTAGATGAAAACCGGAGTGGCCTTTTACACTGTCATTTTGAAAAGCCTATGCTCCATTTGTTGCCGGGCATGTTTTTGAATGCAGTCTTTGAAATGGACAATGCCCGGGCAGCAGTGGTACCGGAAGACGCTGTAGTGCGCTACAATGGAAAAGAATATGTTTTCATCACCACTGATGAAAATCAGTTTCGTCTGGTAGCTGTAGCTGTTGGTAACAAAGAAAACGGAAAAGTAGCATTGCTTTCCGGCAGCAACGATTGGCTGCAAACCAAAATAGTTACCCAGGGAGCCTACGCGTTATTGGGGAAGATGAAAAACAAAATGGAAGACTAGCGGCTGGTAGTTACCGGCAGTTGCTTCATAATGGCTTCGTAAATTTCTCTCTCGCGGAAAGGTTTTAACAGCCAGCCATTGAAGCCGGCCTTTCTTAACCGTTCTTCATCGGAAGCCGTGATATTGGCTGTTAGTGCCAGCACAATGGTGGCGGCTTTTTCGGGGTCTTTATCTTTCCGGATATTTTCCGCCACCTCGAGGCCGCCCATTTCGGGCATATGTATATCCAGCAGCACCAGGTCGTAGTGATACTGGTGAAAGAGCTCCAGTGCGGCGGTGCCGCTGGTAGCCATATCGAAGCGGCATTTCCATCGGGTAAGAATCATTTTCAACAGCAGCAGGTTCATTTCCTGATCGTCCGCAACAAGCACATACCGCCCTTCCATGGATGCGCCCACCGCTTCATGGAGCTCGCTGGTATTTTTGGTCACCATCAGCGGTACTTCTACTTTTTCGTAGGGGATATGGCAGGTAAACACGGAGCCTTTATTCAGTTCGCTGCTAACGCTGATATCCCCTCCCTGCATCGTGATCAGCCGTTTGGTGATGGCCAGGCCCAATCCTGTACCCTTTGAGCTGCTCCTGGAATTGCCCGCCTGGAAAAAGCGTTCGAACAAATGCTCCTGGGCATCCTTACTAATGCCCTCTCCTGTATCGGATACCACAAGGCCAAACAGCCACCGGTCCGTTGGCTGCAATTCCAGTATAGCCGTTACCGTTACACTTCCCTTATCGGTATATTTAATGGCGTTACTGATCAGGTTCAGTAATACCTGTTTCAGCCGGAATACATCGCCGTTTGCCTGCCCGTGCTTGTCTCCTTCGAAACTGACATTTAATTCCAGGTTCTTTTTCGCAGCCTGCACCCTCATGATACTGATCACATCGTTGTAAACCTGATACAGTACAAAAGGCTGTGGTACCAGCGAAATATAATCCTGTTCGAGCTTGGAAAAATCAAGCACATCATTCACTACCTGAATGAGCATATCCGTAGCTGTTTCGATGGACTGTACCATTTGCTGCTGCTCTGTATTCATGCGGGTATACGACAGCTGCTCCGTAAAACCGGCCACCGAATTCAAAGGCGTACGCATTTCGTGACTCATATTATTCAGGAAATCGGTCCGCACCCGGGTTTGTTCCTCTGCCAGCATCTTACCTTTCTTTAGCAACCGGTTGTTTTCCCATACTTTCCACGCTGTAAAGGCAATCACAACAAGGCATATCAGCAGTGCCACCAAACCAGCCAGCACTATTTTCCTCATCTCCTGTGCACTGTCTGTTACAATAACGTGGGCGGCTACCTTCTTTTGCCTTCCCTGGCTGGCGGCATATTCCCTGAGCGACACCAACAGTTCTTTCATTTCCTCCATCATGGCGATGTTGGTACCTGCGAGCGTCGATTCCTCTTCGTTCAGCTTCATCCGGTTAGCCAGCTGCCGCCGTAAAACATCTTTGTAATAATCATTTACATTCGTCACCACTTTGCGTAACTGCTGGGCATCATACTTCTCTTTATCAATCACTTTACCATCGCGGGTCCGGACCAGGATACGTACCTGAGCTTTTACGGTATCGCCCGCTTTCTTATTGGCGAAAGCATTTCCAAGCCGCCTGAACAGCCCCTTTTTAGCGGTCGGCTGGTCCTGCGTCATGCTGATAGTATCTACCTTTACTTTATCCTTCTTTATCTGACGAACATTATAAGACCTGATACTATTCAGCAAATTATCCAGCATTTCATTTTTAATGGTGCGGGTGAGCATAGAATCGGTCGCTGATTTAAGTTTGGCAATCCGGCCCGACACCTGTTCTTTCTGCTGAATAAGCGTATCAAAATGTTTGTCTTTCCCGGACGCCCGGAACGAATGGCTGACCGTGTCGATCATTCCCAACACATTTCCCAGTTCATCGGAAAATGTTTGTAAATAATCCCTTTTGTAAAACACGGTATACAGGCGGAAATTGCTCTCGGCATCATTCAGAACAAATAGTGCCGAATCCATTAAATGAATCGACGGGTTTTCCATCATCAGCGTATCGGTGGCAGTAAGCATTCGCTGGGCACTGTTCCGGTGTATTCTGTATCCGGAGAAAAACAATACTACCAGCAACAGAAAGATCGGCACTAACGACAGCGCGAACAAATAGAGTGATTTTCGCATACTTCTGAGCGATTATTAGGGTAACTGAACTGGTTCCATTCATATATATGGCTAACGGGGTAAAATGGTACTAGGATACTTATCTGATGAAGATACGGAAATTAGATAAAAAACAGTATTAAGTCTATAGCTTTTAGTCCCTGGTAAGCGCTTATCAGGGACTAAAAGCTATAGGTTAAGGGCGCTACAGCTCGGGAGCGCCCCATGTCCCTTCTTCTTCAAAGGGGATTGTTTCCGACATCTTCAGCGGAAGCAGCCCGCCATCGGCGGTTAAATATTGACAGGTATTTCCAATACGGCACAGGAGCGGGAAATTATATTTAATACCAACGACGCCGAAACCGGCCCGTTCTCCCAACAGTATATCATCGAATTTAAGCGGGGATATAGGTTTGCCGGCAGGGCTGAGTACGGAGAATTTGCTGTTGTTCATTACCAGGTAACCATGGCCGGAAACTTCGGGCAATACCCGATCATGTACGGGTGGCGTAAGGATAACACCCTGCAGGGAGGCCAGCCCTATTTTGAGTATCTGTTCCTGCGGATCTGTTTTTGTCAGCAACAACACATCGTTCAGATCATATGAGATGTCGCCGGAAACGTCGTAATCGTATATCAATGGCACTATTTCTTTCCCTGTACTATCGGCATAGCCGTATTTTTCTCCCTTCACCAATTGGTATATCCCGTGTGGCAGCGCCTTCACCCGCTCGTAAATACAGGGTATTACCGCTTCGCCCTTTTCATTGACCACCCCTGCCTGGTTGTTTTTCTCCACGACCACCTGGCCTTCTACGCCAGGCATACCAAGATAAGAATAAGGCAACGGCGCCAATTTGCCGGTGCGGGCGTTAAACAAAGCATAGGTAGTGGCGTTCTTCTTTTCATCGCTCACCAGGTAAGTGCCTTTTCCTATCAATGATATTCCCCCGTATTTCACCGGAACAATTACTTCTCCCTTCCCGTTGTAAACGCCATAAACATAGCTGCCTTCCGGGGTTTTCTTTGTTACCCGAATCAGGCTGCTATCGCCGGCGAGCAGGTCTGCTTCCTCGAATACCATTGGAAGCACCAGCCGTTTGGCCCTGATGTCATAGACACCTTTGAGGCGCCCGTCTCTCACCATATACAACGATGGTGTTAATGCCGCGTATTCTCTATATGCAACCGGTAGCAACTGTTCACCTTCCACATTGTACAATCCCTTCCTGCCCTGATACTCCATCTCCAGCAATCCACCGGAATCATGAACGGATATGCCGAAGAAGGCCGGCGCTACCGTTTTTTTATTGACCGGGTTATAAAAGCCATACAAGGCCTGTTGTTTCAGGATGAATACCGGCGCGGCATCCGTTTCTCTACCCGCGCTAACGCCGGAAATATTATTGTATTCCCTGTCGAGCAGCTTTTTACCAGCGGAATCCACGAGGATATATTTTCCATTCACGGGTACTATAAAACAGTTGGCAAAACCGCCGATTTCTCCGTCGTATGAGAGCGGTATAATCACTTTGCCATCTTCCCCTATAATTCCGGTTTTTTTATGCTGAGTGACCGACAAATACGGACCATAAGTTCCTTCCGCATAGGGATCGTTGATATCGTCGTATATATAATCCGCCACCTGGCTGCCGTTTTCATTCACCAGTCCAAAATGCCCGTTGTGCTTCAACTTCAGCATACCGTTTCCGATAACATCCATCTGTGTATACTCCGGTTCCGCATATTCTTTCCGGGTGGCAATGTTTATAACAACCGGCTGATCATTCTTTTTAAAACAGCGTACCCAGTTATCACTACGCATGGCAAAATGCTCATGTTCATAGGTGAAAGGAACCAGCTCTTTATTTTCAAAACTGACTACTCCCCATTTTCCATCTTTCTGTGCAAATACATAATCTCCTTTAGCGCCACAACCACCACAATAATCGATATCTTCATACACAGCAGGCACCTGCAGACGTTTTTCACGGATGTTATATACGCCCCACTTATTGTTGCTTTTTACCATGAAGTAATCATCCTTCAGCAATTCCACTTCTTCAAATTCAAGTGGCAGTAATAATTTGCCCCAGCTATCGGCATAGGTGGCTTTACCATGCTGGCGAAGATAAAGATGAGATTTCCATCTGAACTCGATAGAGTCGTATACCGGCTGCAGCAGCCATCTCCCCGAATCGTTCACCACTCCCATTTTATCCTGCGTGCTTACCAGCATCATCTTCTGATCTTCTTTGATATCAATTTCAGCATCCGACAGCCGGATGGCCGGATGATAGGTACCGAAGATGGTATCAAACATTTTTTCGCCGGCTGCATTAATATACCAGCTATGGCCGTTGTTCTCCACGCGGGCAACACCATCTTTGAATGCAGAACCTTTCTGAGCGCTGCCCGTTATGCTGCATAACAATAACCCGAATGTTGTTATCAGGGAGAGATATTTAATCGTCATAACCTTTTCTTTTAGTTGATCTGTAGGGCAGCTGTTTCCCTTGTGCATCAAGGTAGAAATACCACTTATTTTCTTTTACCAGTACAGGGAAAATGTTTTTTTCATACCCGCGGCTGATTTGTAACTCATCGTACTTCACGGGGATCACCGGTTTGCCGTCCAGCGCCAGCAGCCCGGATTTGCCATCTTTTACAACTTCAAACAAGCGGCCATCTTCCAGGTAGTTAATAGTGTTATACACTACCGGTATTACCAGTTTGCCGCCGGTATCTATCACACCGTATCTTTCCCCGCTCTGCACTTTGTAATAAGGCAATTGGTAGAAGCGGTCGATCTGTTCATATTTCAGCGGAATGAAAATGCTGCCATCCATCCTGATCAGGCCCTGTAATTTGTCTTTTACCACTGTTATCAGGTTGTCTTCGAAGGCAGACATATCATCAGCAGTAATCGGGTATACCACGTCGCCCTTACGATTAATAATACCATAGTATTCTTTACTGTTGATTGCTTTAGTGGCCACTGCCAGGCCATGCCAGAAGTCGCCAACAAACGCATAGTCTTTAAATACTACCTCTTTTCCGTTGGTATCCAGGAAGACATTAGCGCGTGGTTCCCCCCAAAGTTTGAGCAGGCCGTCGCTGTAGCTGATATGGGCGCGTCTTTCCTTTTCAGGTACCAGCAGGCGGGAGTACCTGTCCGACTTAAACTGCCAGTGGGTGCCTGTATACAGCAGGTTGCCGGCCAGATCTGATAAAGTAGTTTGAGGGTTACCATCATTGAGATAGTTGAGCTCCACGATGCGGTTGGTATCTACGGCGGTATAAAACCCATCCTGTTTCATTTTTCTGATCATCCGTCCGGTGGCATCAGCCATACCGGTGCTATCTTCTCCCTGGCTCACCAGTAGCAGAGAACTGTTTTGCCATTCAATCCGGTTGTATGCTGTAGGAAGAATTTCTTTGCCTGTTGTGGTATTATACAAGCCGAATTTACCATTCCGGGAGAGGGCCAGGTAGTTTGCTTTCACAGGCCCGGCATTGGTGCTATCATAAGGATAACCGGGGCCATACTCATCCAGCAAATCGCCCTCGATAAAAGGCAGTACAAGGGCTCCGGCAATCTGTGGGAGTGCTGTTTCGCCGTCAGCCAGCTGAATTTCAATGACCGGCTTACTATTCGATACAATATGGATATTGCTGCAGGCCTGCGATAGTAGCGGTTTTCCATTGGCATCGAACAAATTCCAGCGATTATTTTTGCGGGCTGTAAACCAGCCGGGCATTTTAAAGATATGTTGGTTGCCCGATATAATAGTCGTTTGCGCAGCTTCTCCATTGGTATTATTGTAAGCATGTATTTCGTTGTATTCCACTGGCACAATGAGTTTGCCGGCTTCATTGATGATCCCCTCTTTCCCGTTTCTGCTCACAATGGCGGCGCTGCCGTAAGCTTTTATGGCCTCGTATTCCGGCGGCAGCAGCTCTTTGCCGGTGCTATCTGCCAGGCCCCATTGATCTTTTACGGCCACCATGAAAGTACCAGTGCTCAGGCCCCGCTCACATTTGTCGTAGATAGCTTTGGTAATCGCTTTTCCGTTGCTGTCCATGATCCCCAGTTTCCCGTTATCCTCCTCATAAACAAAGAAGGACGCGTTTTCGAAGCGGAGTGCTTCAAAGTTTTTGTAAGATGGCGGAACGAGCACGGTACCATCTTCGCGGGCAAGCCCTTTATGTGTTCCTTTTGTGATCTCCACCACATTATCCATTACATACGACCGATCCACGTCATCGTAAACGGGGGCCTGCAGGATCCTGCCGGTTTTTATTTCTCCCCAGCCCCAGCGGCCGGCCTTTCTGATTTTGAACAGATGGGGATGGAGGGATGTTACGTCGTCATATTCTATCGGGCAGATGATATTACCAAGCGTATCTATCGCGCCGCATTTGCCGTTGAGTTTTACAGTAACAAAGCAATAGCTCTGAGCAGGATACATATCATCCTTATTATTTTCTACCGTAACCTCATCAAATTTAAAAGGGGCGATCACCTTACCGGTAGTGCTGATGGCGCCATAGGCATTGTGTTTTACGCCCACTACCACGCCATAAAGACTGATATTCTCGAGTTTGTCGATCAGCACTGTACCGGCGCTATGGAGGAATTGTTCCTGGCCATGAATCTTAACTGGTGCTAACGTGCCATCGAATTCTCCCAGGTAGTCGGCTTCCGTGACCTGTTGGCCCCGGGCCAGGGCACAGGTGAGTAATAAGGGAGCAATGAGTTTCAGGTGCTTCATAAAAACAATCCGGATATGGAATAATATTTAATATATAATCATTGGGTTATTCTGCAAAGATGCTGTGTTTGTTATGAATGCCCAACTTTTGTACTGCTACACTATTACTACAGGCAGCTCTACAAAACATCTACATAGCAGATAGACTATTGCTGGTGGCTACTTTACAGGATTTCAGGAAAAACAGGCCGAAAAACAGGATCAGCGTATTCGTTTATACATCCGTTCAACCATAAAGATGCAGTCGTTTGTTAATTTTTTGTTACGTTTGCCGCTTCCCGAGGTGGGAGTTGTGAACTACAAAAAATGGAAAAAACTGTATTATGAATGGAATGACAAAAACAATGGTCGCCGCAGTACTGGGCGCGTTTAGCGCGTTACATGGACTTACAGCAGCGGCCCAGCAGCCAGAACATCCCAGGCTGGTAGTAGGAATAGTAGTAGATCAGATGCGCTGGGATTACCTGTACCGTTACTATGACCGCTATGAAGCAGGTGGTTTCAGGCGTTTGCTTGGAGAGGGCTTTTCCTGTGAGAATACTTATATCAGTCATCTTCCATCATTTACGGCTGTAGGCCACTCCACAATCTATACCGGCAGTGTGCCAGCCATCCATGGGATCACGGGCAACGACTGGCCCGACCAGCTCACTGGCAGGAAATGGTATTGTACAGAAGATACGATTGTGCAGCCCGTAGGCAGCAGCAGCAACGCCGGCCGCATGTCGCCCCGTAACCTGCTGGCCTCCACCATCACCGACGAGCTGCGGCTGGCCACCAACTTCCGTTCTAAAGTGGTAGGCGTTTCATTGAAAGACAGAGCCTCTATCCTGCCTGCAGGCCATACGCCCAGCGGCGCCTTCTGGTTCGACGACAACAATGGCAACTTCATTACCAGCACCTGGTATATGCAGGAACTTCCTGAATGGGTGAAACGCTTCAATGCTAAAAAGGAGCCCGAAGCACTGATGGCGAAGCCCTGGGAAACCTTGTACCCGATGAATACTTATATACAGAGTACTGCGGACGATGTGAGCTGGGAAGGCACCTTCCCCAATGAAAAGGCCGCCGTGTTTCCACATCACCTGAAAGAAGCCTATAAAAAAGATCCAGACAACCTGCGCTCCACACCGGGCGGTAATACACTCACGCTCGATTTCGCGAAAGCAGCAGTGGAAGGCTATGATCTTGGCAACAACACCGTTACCGACTTCCTGACAATCAACTGTGCCTCCACCGACTATGTAGGCCATAAATACGGTCCCAACTCCATAGAAGTGGAAGATACCTATCTGCGCCTGGATAAAGACCTCTCTGCTTTTTTCCAGTTCCTCGATGGCCGCGTGGGCAAAGGTAATTACCTGGTATTCCTGACAGCGGATCATGGCGCTGCTCATGCCATCAAATTCATGCAGGAACATCAACTGCCTGCCGGTCAGGTAGAAACCAGGAAGCAGCTGGAAGGCCTGAACAAAATACTGAGTGATCGTTTCGGTGTGGCGGGTTTAGCCACATCCTTCATGAACTACCATATCAGCTTTGATAAAGCTAAAATTGCAGCCTCGAAACTGGATTACGATGCCGTGAAGAAAGCTAGCATCAATTACTTTGAAGCGCTGCCTGGCATCCAGTTCGCTGCCGACCTCGATAATATTGGTACCAACCCATTGCCCGAACCCATCAATACCATGGCCATTAATGGCTACAATCGTAAACGTACCGGTGCAGTTATTGTAATACCTGAACCCGGATGGTTCGAAGGTTCGCTGAAAGGCACTACGCATGGCAACTGGAATCCGTTCGATATTCACATTCCGCTTGTGTTCATGGGCTGGCATGTAAAACATGGCGCCAGCAACGAAACCGTGCACATGACGGATATTGCGGCAACGCTTGCAGCGATGCTACATATACAGATGCCGAATGGATGTGTGGGGAAACCGGTGAAAGAAATTACGAATTAGGAATTAGGAATTACGAAATGCATAGGAGATATAAGCGAATTATTATGTTATTCGCTTATATCTCCTATGCATTTCGTAATTCCTAATTCCTAATTCGTAATTCTCAGACAGCAGCTCCCATAAATGGATCCGTTCTCCCCTCTTCTCCTGTTTCTACCCGGCCGGCATAGCGTTGGCTAAAAGTGTCAACTGCGGCGGTTTTAACGGTGAAGTCGTACCAATGCAGGCTTTTCTGCAACGGCAATATCAGATCGAGGGTGGCGCCTGCAGCAATGCTCCGGCGAATGTCTTTTCCGTTATATGCATTGTCGCTGATGATCAGGTCGTGGGCAGTGCTATCGTGATTGGCTATACGTAGCAGGATGTTTCCGGTGGCTTTCTTTTTGGCAACATCATAACTAAGCTGTATATCGAGCCGGGGATGCGAAGCGGCGCCTTTGAATTCGCGGTAGAAACCATTCGGGCCGCATAGATGCAGGTGATATTGCCTGCCCGGAAACGCGCTGACAGGCCATTCGTAGCTGATAGTATCGCCTGCAGCTACTGCAAAGGCCCAGCTACGGGCATTATCTGTTTCACCGGAGTGAGGATCTTTAAATGGAAGATGTGTGTATACCGTAAACGGAGCACCGGCCGACTGGTTGCCGAACAGTTGCGTACCCGCCTGCATACTTATCTGCAACTGGTCCTGATCGGGCTGCCAACGTGCATCGGCAAGCAGTTCATATGGCAGCGCACAGGATAAGCGGGTACCTTTTTCCTGTTGCAGGATGGGTAGCTTTTTCCCATTAAGATGAGCGGAGATATCGCTGGCCGATACTTTCTTAAAATCGCCCGGGGCGGGTTTGAAGCGCGCATTATTGATGCCTTCTACCATCTTCCGCTGATCCAGGTAGATCTGTTTATCCGGAGTGGTAGCTGTAAACGGACTAAACACCGAAGTAAGATCACCGCAGATCGTGCGCCGCCATTTGCTGATATTATCGATATGCACCTGTTTGTTTAGTTTCCTGCTGAAAAATGTTTCCAGGAATTGAAGCGTGGAAGTATGATCAAATACTTCAGAACAAACCTTGCCACCGCGGCTCCAGGGAGAGGCAATGATCATGGGCACCCGGAATCCCAGTCCTACCGGGGCTTCCCTGGCCTGTTTTTCACTGACCCCCTGTTTTAATTCGTGTGCCAGTCGAACGTGCTCTATTTCCGTATCCATACCAGCTGAACATTTTCCTGTGCCGGGTTTGTTATTATCGCAGATGGAGAACGGTACCACATGATCAAAATAGCCATCGTTCTCATCGTAGGTAACTATAAAAATGGTTTTCTTCCAGACCTCCGGGTTCTCTGTTAATATATCCAGTATTTCTGAAACGTACCAGGCGCCATACCAGGGAGCGCTGGGATGATCTGAAAAATTCTGTGGTCCGGCCAGCCAGCTTACCTGGGGTAATTTTCCACTGTTTACATCTGTCCTGAACTGGTGTAATACATCTCCCGCAGGCATGGTAATTTCTCTTTCAGTATTGCCATCCTTATAACTCACCGAGGTGATGCTCCGGTATTGCGGATCGTTGCTGTTAGTCACAAATGCCCGTTGATACAGGGCTTTCTGCGCAGGTGTCAGTTGCTCAAAACTTTCTTTATTCCATCGTTGTAACTCACGGGTTGTATTGTCGAGCACTTCCTGTTTTTTAGAGATGCTGGTCCGGATCTTTTCCGCCGCATCATCGGACGAAGGACTGGCTTCCTGAAGTTTATTGATCTCATCGGGTAGCGTTTCCACCTGACGCAGGAGGCCATTGATATAACGTTCAGAAAACTTCACATTAAAGGCCGCAAAAAACTCGAGCAGGTTACAGCCAAAATTCGCCAGCCAGGCTCTTTCTTCTCCCTTAAATCCGCCTCCACAGCTAATCTCGTTCTGATAGAATTTCCACGAGATGCTATTATCTTCCAGTACTTCAGGAAATGTTTTCCAGGGTAGTTTGGCGTAACTGTAGTCATCGTTACGGATATGTGCCTTGGGCAAACCATCCACGGGCTCCACAATTTTGCCGGTCCAGAAAAACGACCGGTTAGGTGTGGTGCTCGTCATTGCAGAACAGAAGTTCTGGTCGCATACCGTGAAAGCATCTGCCATGGCGTAATTGAAAGGAATATCTTCGCGGGTGTAATAGCCCATGGTAAGCGGCATACCTGCATATTCTTTATTACCTGGTCTTTTGGCGATCAGCCACTTGTCGTATTTACCCTTATTGTAAGCATCTACCTGGCTGGGCCGGGAATGCGGCAGGTCGCCCATCCAGGTGGCTTTTGTATCTTTTATATTGAGCCTGAACGGCGCAAACGTATCTCCGTTTCCGTTAGTCTGGAACCATACCGGTGTTGCACCAGGCTGCCAGGCTGCGCGGGGATCATTGAAACCACGCACTCCCTGCAGCGTACCAAAACAGTGATCAAAGGATCTGTTTTCCTGCATAAGGATCACGATATGTTCAGCATCAAGGAACGTACTGCCGGGACGCGGATCAATAGCGAGTGCGCGTTGCACAGAGGCAGGCAGCATGGTTGACAGGCCGGCAGCGCCGGAAAGCAATACGGATTTCTTTAAAAATTCTCTGCGGGAATCCATGGAGCGGTTTGAATAATTTAGTTCGTTCGAACAAAATAGGAAATATTCTTATTAATTCGTAATTCTTCGGAAAGCTTCCGGCGATGTTCCTGTATGCTTTTTGAAGAATGTGGTAAAATAAGAAATACTCTCAAATCCCAGCTCGGCAGCTATTTCTGTTACTGATAACGCCGTATGATATAACAAACGCTGCGCTTCTATCACTACTCTTTTCCTGATCAGCTCTCCACTGGACGTGTTCCTGCATAGCTGACATAATTTATTGAGATAATTGGTGGTGATATGTAACCTGGCCGCGTAGAATGATGGTATCCGCACGGTTTTGTAATGCTCTTCCAACAGCCATTCGAACTGGCGGATTCTTTCTTCCTTGTTGTCTGCGTGGGTGATGTTGTTGCCCCTGTCACTATGCTGATCCAGCATGCAAAGCAATATGTTTAAGTAAGAGCGCAGTACTCTTCTTGCCCCGCGCGATTGCGCCAGGAATTCTTCTTCCATCAGCTGGCATAATTGTATCCATTTATTCAGCTGATGCCCGTTGAGTGCTACAAAGTTGCTGCTGTCTTTAGCCAGAAAGGAAAACTGGTAGAGCACATTACTATTGTAGCGCAGCGAGAAAAAATCTTCCGTAAAACATACTACCTGCCCTGTGCCTTTTGGCAGGCTGCAGATGCTGTTTGGTTTCAGACATACTACACCGGTTCCTTCAATGGGGATGATTTCATTGTCTACCGTCAATGTGCCCGTTGCTGCAAACAGGCACAGTAACAGGTAGCAGCCAAGCCTGTGTGGCTCCCCGGCCCGGGGAATTCTTCCGTACAGTGCGTCCAGGCTACCTGTCCAGAAGGTATTCCCCTCAATGGTGATCAGCTCAATTCCGTCTGCTTTCATGCTAAAATAAATAGGTTACATGTACCATGGCGCGGTTGCCGGCTCTTACTTTCATGTCGGCCAGTTGTTGTGAGATGACCGGCTGGAAATTAGCACCTGCAGAGATGTTGCCCATGGTAGCTTCCAACCCTGCTGTGGCCATCAGGGAATATCCGCCGGAAACATCGACATTGATTTTCTTCGCTTCCCGGTCTTTTGCAGCTGTTTCGTAAAGCACGCCGGCATTGGGCGACAGCGTTACTTTCTCTGCTACTCTTATTTTATAATAGGCGAGCACATTGGCAGTGAATTTATTTCCGTACTGATAATCGTACCGGTTGTTGCTATTGATTTTGTAACTGACATTGGCATTGAGTCCCAGGTCCATCAACCGGATATCATAGGCTGCATTCAGCGTAAAGTCAACGCTCCC
The genomic region above belongs to Chitinophaga sp. 180180018-3 and contains:
- a CDS encoding phospholipase C, phosphocholine-specific, with product MDSRREFLKKSVLLSGAAGLSTMLPASVQRALAIDPRPGSTFLDAEHIVILMQENRSFDHCFGTLQGVRGFNDPRAAWQPGATPVWFQTNGNGDTFAPFRLNIKDTKATWMGDLPHSRPSQVDAYNKGKYDKWLIAKRPGNKEYAGMPLTMGYYTREDIPFNYAMADAFTVCDQNFCSAMTSTTPNRSFFWTGKIVEPVDGLPKAHIRNDDYSYAKLPWKTFPEVLEDNSISWKFYQNEISCGGGFKGEERAWLANFGCNLLEFFAAFNVKFSERYINGLLRQVETLPDEINKLQEASPSSDDAAEKIRTSISKKQEVLDNTTRELQRWNKESFEQLTPAQKALYQRAFVTNSNDPQYRSITSVSYKDGNTEREITMPAGDVLHQFRTDVNSGKLPQVSWLAGPQNFSDHPSAPWYGAWYVSEILDILTENPEVWKKTIFIVTYDENDGYFDHVVPFSICDNNKPGTGKCSAGMDTEIEHVRLAHELKQGVSEKQAREAPVGLGFRVPMIIASPWSRGGKVCSEVFDHTSTLQFLETFFSRKLNKQVHIDNISKWRRTICGDLTSVFSPFTATTPDKQIYLDQRKMVEGINNARFKPAPGDFKKVSASDISAHLNGKKLPILQQEKGTRLSCALPYELLADARWQPDQDQLQISMQAGTQLFGNQSAGAPFTVYTHLPFKDPHSGETDNARSWAFAVAAGDTISYEWPVSAFPGRQYHLHLCGPNGFYREFKGAASHPRLDIQLSYDVAKKKATGNILLRIANHDSTAHDLIISDNAYNGKDIRRSIAAGATLDLILPLQKSLHWYDFTVKTAAVDTFSQRYAGRVETGEEGRTDPFMGAAV
- a CDS encoding WG repeat-containing protein; translation: MKHLKLIAPLLLTCALARGQQVTEADYLGEFDGTLAPVKIHGQEQFLHSAGTVLIDKLENISLYGVVVGVKHNAYGAISTTGKVIAPFKFDEVTVENNKDDMYPAQSYCFVTVKLNGKCGAIDTLGNIICPIEYDDVTSLHPHLFKIRKAGRWGWGEIKTGRILQAPVYDDVDRSYVMDNVVEITKGTHKGLAREDGTVLVPPSYKNFEALRFENASFFVYEEDNGKLGIMDSNGKAITKAIYDKCERGLSTGTFMVAVKDQWGLADSTGKELLPPEYEAIKAYGSAAIVSRNGKEGIINEAGKLIVPVEYNEIHAYNNTNGEAAQTTIISGNQHIFKMPGWFTARKNNRWNLFDANGKPLLSQACSNIHIVSNSKPVIEIQLADGETALPQIAGALVLPFIEGDLLDEYGPGYPYDSTNAGPVKANYLALSRNGKFGLYNTTTGKEILPTAYNRIEWQNSSLLLVSQGEDSTGMADATGRMIRKMKQDGFYTAVDTNRIVELNYLNDGNPQTTLSDLAGNLLYTGTHWQFKSDRYSRLLVPEKERRAHISYSDGLLKLWGEPRANVFLDTNGKEVVFKDYAFVGDFWHGLAVATKAINSKEYYGIINRKGDVVYPITADDMSAFEDNLITVVKDKLQGLIRMDGSIFIPLKYEQIDRFYQLPYYKVQSGERYGVIDTGGKLVIPVVYNTINYLEDGRLFEVVKDGKSGLLALDGKPVIPVKYDELQISRGYEKNIFPVLVKENKWYFYLDAQGKQLPYRSTKRKGYDD
- a CDS encoding helix-turn-helix domain-containing protein; the encoded protein is MKADGIELITIEGNTFWTGSLDALYGRIPRAGEPHRLGCYLLLCLFAATGTLTVDNEIIPIEGTGVVCLKPNSICSLPKGTGQVVCFTEDFFSLRYNSNVLYQFSFLAKDSSNFVALNGHQLNKWIQLCQLMEEEFLAQSRGARRVLRSYLNILLCMLDQHSDRGNNITHADNKEERIRQFEWLLEEHYKTVRIPSFYAARLHITTNYLNKLCQLCRNTSSGELIRKRVVIEAQRLLYHTALSVTEIAAELGFESISYFTTFFKKHTGTSPEAFRRITN
- the pafA gene encoding alkaline phosphatase PafA, with translation MNGMTKTMVAAVLGAFSALHGLTAAAQQPEHPRLVVGIVVDQMRWDYLYRYYDRYEAGGFRRLLGEGFSCENTYISHLPSFTAVGHSTIYTGSVPAIHGITGNDWPDQLTGRKWYCTEDTIVQPVGSSSNAGRMSPRNLLASTITDELRLATNFRSKVVGVSLKDRASILPAGHTPSGAFWFDDNNGNFITSTWYMQELPEWVKRFNAKKEPEALMAKPWETLYPMNTYIQSTADDVSWEGTFPNEKAAVFPHHLKEAYKKDPDNLRSTPGGNTLTLDFAKAAVEGYDLGNNTVTDFLTINCASTDYVGHKYGPNSIEVEDTYLRLDKDLSAFFQFLDGRVGKGNYLVFLTADHGAAHAIKFMQEHQLPAGQVETRKQLEGLNKILSDRFGVAGLATSFMNYHISFDKAKIAASKLDYDAVKKASINYFEALPGIQFAADLDNIGTNPLPEPINTMAINGYNRKRTGAVIVIPEPGWFEGSLKGTTHGNWNPFDIHIPLVFMGWHVKHGASNETVHMTDIAATLAAMLHIQMPNGCVGKPVKEITN